From Methanocella paludicola SANAE, a single genomic window includes:
- a CDS encoding 2-phosphosulfolactate phosphatase, protein MRYLIGPEGRQQFLSEPEGTPIIVDVLRASSTIVAALWAGAAGVIPVEFAGEALEKGKKMEAVLVGERGGKKIDGFDFNNSPTEMLGADLKGKTVVITTSNGTRVMVEGGVIGSTLNAGAVAEYAMAGDRTYLLASDPLKSEEDLDAASLIEVMALMLGRGHFTYEAERFIQNDAECQHLLDCIRRTPAGEKVAGLGYQADVDMICRDVNRFPIVPVYSNGRITVEKPY, encoded by the coding sequence ATGCGTTATCTCATCGGCCCCGAAGGCAGGCAGCAATTCTTATCAGAGCCCGAAGGGACGCCCATCATCGTCGACGTGCTCCGTGCCTCTTCCACTATAGTGGCCGCCCTGTGGGCGGGGGCCGCTGGAGTCATCCCCGTCGAGTTCGCGGGGGAGGCCCTCGAAAAGGGGAAGAAGATGGAGGCCGTCCTGGTGGGAGAGCGGGGCGGCAAAAAGATCGATGGATTCGACTTTAATAATTCGCCCACCGAGATGCTCGGTGCCGACCTCAAGGGGAAGACCGTGGTCATCACCACCTCCAACGGCACCCGGGTCATGGTCGAGGGCGGGGTCATCGGCAGCACGCTCAACGCCGGCGCCGTGGCCGAGTACGCCATGGCCGGTGACCGTACCTATTTGTTAGCCTCGGACCCTCTGAAGTCGGAGGAAGACCTGGACGCCGCGAGCCTCATCGAGGTCATGGCGCTGATGCTGGGCCGGGGGCATTTCACGTACGAGGCCGAGCGCTTCATCCAGAACGATGCGGAGTGCCAGCATTTGCTGGATTGTATCCGGCGCACTCCCGCCGGGGAGAAAGTGGCGGGGCTCGGGTACCAGGCCGACGTGGACATGATCTGCCGTGATGTGAACCGGTTCCCCATCGTGCCCGTATACAGTAACGGCCGCATCACCGTTGAGAAGCCCTACTAG
- a CDS encoding DUF7261 family protein, whose protein sequence is MDDRGQMILLSALLACLCLMGVVACVSAMDSTAYEEEPALSTDYISNVVWAQESALQRTAHYHSSSSWDSRAKAVSEFKAQANKSADSMALVLLKHGMSYRLSYNESLAREYAALHNDTQGIGGVIVEKKGNEALLKGCACDITIDDGRRSGRISKVAIFD, encoded by the coding sequence ATGGACGACAGGGGCCAGATGATCCTGCTGTCCGCGCTGCTGGCGTGCCTGTGCCTCATGGGCGTCGTAGCGTGCGTATCGGCCATGGACTCTACAGCGTACGAGGAAGAGCCGGCACTATCGACCGACTATATATCGAATGTCGTGTGGGCGCAGGAGAGCGCACTTCAGCGAACGGCCCATTACCATTCGTCATCGAGCTGGGACTCGAGGGCGAAGGCAGTGTCCGAATTCAAGGCCCAGGCGAACAAGTCCGCCGACAGCATGGCCCTCGTGCTGCTCAAGCACGGCATGTCGTACCGGCTCTCGTACAACGAAAGCCTGGCCCGCGAATACGCCGCCCTTCATAATGATACACAAGGTATTGGAGGCGTAATCGTGGAGAAAAAAGGCAATGAAGCCCTGCTCAAAGGCTGTGCATGCGATATCACCATCGATGACGGCCGCAGGTCAGGCCGGATATCAAAGGTCGCCATCTTCGATTAG
- a CDS encoding DUF7262 family protein, whose product MGQDDRGAVHLIEAALAAAMVMAALFYVNAMAPSPASGHSCSLEDLSSDLLNVLLFRGSSLERPSLEFTLSSPAQWRESSADICQDILYMLPPGTYCYIDTPYGTIGQRPAPGAALYVRPFIVCNDDGDMLDCKLTLWRA is encoded by the coding sequence TTGGGGCAAGATGACCGGGGCGCGGTACACCTCATCGAAGCGGCGCTGGCGGCGGCGATGGTCATGGCGGCGCTATTCTACGTGAACGCGATGGCGCCTTCGCCAGCATCAGGGCATTCCTGCAGCCTGGAAGACCTTTCGTCCGACCTGCTTAACGTGCTTTTATTCCGGGGGAGCTCCCTGGAGCGCCCGTCCCTTGAATTTACGCTATCGTCCCCGGCTCAGTGGAGAGAAAGTTCGGCCGATATCTGCCAGGATATTCTGTACATGCTGCCCCCCGGGACTTATTGCTACATTGACACACCATATGGGACCATAGGACAGAGGCCGGCGCCTGGAGCAGCCCTGTACGTGAGACCGTTCATCGTCTGCAACGACGATGGGGATATGCTCGACTGCAAGCTCACTCTATGGAGGGCGTAG